The nucleotide window CGTCGATCGGTATCCCGCCGCGCGGGTACCAGTATCCGGCGATCCTGAGCCAGTCCGGCCCGATCGCCGCCACGATCCGCTTCGCGATCGTCACCGTGCAGTCCTCGTGGAAGGCGCCGTGATTGCGGAACGACCCCAGGAACAGTTTCAGGCTCTTGCTCTCGACGATGCGCCCGGCCGGCACGTAGTCGATGACCAGCCGCGCGAAGTCGGGCTGGCCCGTGACCGGGCAGAGCGAGGTGAACTCCGGCGCGGTGAACCGCACCACGTACC belongs to Minwuia thermotolerans and includes:
- the queF gene encoding preQ(1) synthase: MNDAVKYLGKQSAVPESPGEAVLDAVPDPHPDARYVVRFTAPEFTSLCPVTGQPDFARLVIDYVPAGRIVESKSLKLFLGSFRNHGAFHEDCTVTIAKRIVAAIGPDWLRIAGYWYPRGGIPIDVFYQTGEPPAGVWLPDPGVETYRGR